In a genomic window of Panthera tigris isolate Pti1 chromosome D4, P.tigris_Pti1_mat1.1, whole genome shotgun sequence:
- the AJM1 gene encoding apical junction component 1 homolog codes for MTRTDPPDLLVSTVYQDIKVAAPGPASRRPPCERPVPPPAAPAPFNKRHCRSFDFLEALDGEAMEARPEPPPPEPAAPRARPRDGEPRRRARSKSAPRATPGLAPAPASPPVLPRRGREAQRTARGEASPHREPAYPALRALANELHPIKLQPQRGGPGRIAPLCAATGRCAPPEPPAGPAPHVRCRLDIKPDDAVLQHTARGSRSCGPAETMPWARPAPQLHGLTVPGPRHVALSRTPTPSDTYCADPRALYCDGPLPGPRDYTERRSLPFTTPPGPTQFFYTEEPEGHAGGFTASPGLPFDGYYARPFPSEEPPVPSPRRSGGGGYYAGEVRTFPVQEPPSRSYYGEAARAYGPPYGPPCGPRYVPEEPPRAHPALRPFYTEDFGRYRDRDVLARTYPHPRGSPAWGDWGLRPYRTLQVVPPPDPGPLLASWHGGTGTSPPRLVTDSRHYSRSWDNILAPGPRREDPLGRGRSYENLLGREAREPRGASPEGRRPPVVVNLSTSPRRYAALSLSETSLSEKGRVGEGPGRNWYVTPEITITDNDLRAGERPPARAWELPGGRPRPSPPAAPDGPTGGRQRSLEQLDELITDLVIDSRPPAGQAPEPAADGLGRQLRRLLDSRPAGSGAPALAPRSPPASAGSAEEPAGQGQAADASPEPSADEDDLMTCSNARCRRTETMFNACLYFKSCHSCYTYYCSRLCRREDWDAHKARCVYGRVGSVCRHVLQFCRDSGPVHRAFSRIARVGFLSRGRGVLFLGFPSPGSADNFLRFGLEGLLLSPTYLSLRELATHAAPLGSYARELAAAGRLYEPAECFLLSVSVAVGPGATPPGTSARPAPAPRSPGPTVRKFAKVALAAGSPARPPPARGREADMETLILTPPPGTAGLDQEGEAGRRAREVAFIHIQRELRLRGVFLRHEFPRVYEQLCEFVEANRRFTPTTIYPTDRRTGRPFMCMIMAASEPRALDWVASANLLDDIM; via the coding sequence ATGACCCGCACGGACCCGCCGGACCTGTTGGTGTCGACCGTGTACCAGGACATCAAGGTGGCGGCCCCCGGGCCCGCGTCGCGGCGCCCGCCATGTGAGCGCCCCGTGCCCCCGCCAGCTGCGCCCGCGCCTTTCAACAAGCGCCACTGTCGCAGCTTCGACTTCCTGGAGGCGCTGGACGGGGAGGCCATGGAGGCCCGACCCGAGCCGCCGCCCCCGGAGCCGGCCGCGCCGCGCGCCCGGCCCCGCGATGGCGAGCCCCGGCGCCGCGCCCGCTCCAAGAGCGCGCCCCGCGCGACCCCGGGCCTGGCGCCCGCGCCCGCCTCGCCGCCGGTGCTGCCGCGCCGAGGCCGGGAGGCCCAACGGACAGCGCGGGGCGAGGCATCGCCGCATCGGGAGCCCGCGTACCCGGCGCTGCGCGCGCTCGCCAATGAATTGCACCCCATCAAGCTGCAGCCGCAGCGGGGCGGCCCCGGCCGCATCGCGCCCCTCTGCGCCGCCACGGGCCGCTGCGCGCCCCCCGAGCCGCCCGCCGGGCCTGCACCCCACGTCCGCTGCCGCCTGGACATCAAGCCGGACGACGCGGTGCTGCAACACACCGCCCGGGGCTCGCGGTCCTGCGGGCCCGCGGAGACCATGCCCTGGGCACGCCCTGCCCCGCAGCTCCACGGCCTCACGGTGCCCGGACCTCGCCACGTGGCGCTGTcgcgcacccccacccccagtgacaCGTACTGCGCGGATCCGCGAGCGCTGTACTGCGACGGTCCCCTGCCTGGGCCCCGGGACTATACGGAGCGCCGAAGTCTGCCCTTCACCACGCCGCCGGGTCCCACCCAATTCTTCTACACCGAGGAGCCCGAGGGCCACGCTGGTGGCTTTACGGCCAGCCCTGGGCTGCCCTTCGACGGCTACTATGCCAGGCCCTTCCCGTCGGAGGAGCCCCCTGTGCCCAGCCCAAggcgcagcggcggcggcggctacTACGCAGGTGAAGTGCGCACCTTCCCGGTCCAGGAGCCGCCCTCCCGTTCCTACTATGGGGAGGCCGCTCGAGCCTACGGCCCGCCCTACGGCCCGCCCTGTGGCCCCCGCTATGTTCCCGAGGAGCCGCCGCGGGCCCACCCCGCTCTCCGCCCCTTTTACACAGAGGACTTCGGGCGGTACCGCGATCGCGACGTTCTAGCTCGGACTTACCCACACCCACGAGGCAGCCCCGCCTGGGGTGACTGGGGCCTGCGGCCTTACCGCACCCTGCAGGTGGTGCCTCCCCCGGACCCTGGCCCATTGCTCGCCTCTTGGCACGGCGGCACCGGCACCAGCCCGCCCCGGTTGGTCACTGACAGCCGCCACTACTCGCGCTCCTGGGACAACATCCTGGCGCCGGGGCCGCGCCGGGAGGACCCCCTGGGCCGCGGCCGCAGCTACGAAAACCTGCTGGGGCGAGAGGCGCGGGAGCCGCGAGGCGCATCCCCCGAAGGCCGGCGCCCGCCCGTCGTCGTGAACCTCTCCACCTCGCCCAGACGCTATGCGGCGCTGTCTCTGTCCGAGACGTCGCTGTCGGAGAAGGGCCGCGTGGGCGAGGGCCCGGGCCGCAACTGGTATGTCACGCCTGAGATCACCATCACCGACAACGACCTGCGAGCCGGGGAGCGACCGCCAGCCAGGGCCTGGGAGCTGCCGGGAGGGCGACCCCGGCCGTCTCCGCCCGCCGCCCCAGATGGGCCCACTGGTGGCCGCCAGCGCAGCCTCGAGCAACTGGACGAGCTCATCACCGACCTGGTCATCGACTCTCGGCCCCCCGCGGGCCAAGCCCCGGAGCCCGCGGCCGATGGACTGGGCCGCCAGCTGCGCCGCCTGCTGGACTCCAGGCCCGCGGGCTCCGGGGCACCCGCGCTGGCGCCGCGCTCGCCACCCGCGTCCGCCGGCAGCGCCGAGGAGCCGGCCGGCCAGGGGCAGGCTGCCGACGCGTCCCCGGAGCCCAGCGCCGACGAGGACGACCTGATGACGTGCTCCAACGCACGCTGCCGGCGCACCGAGACCATGTTCAACGCCTGCCTCTACTTCAAGTCCTGCCACAGCTGCTACACCTACTACTGCTCGCGCCTGTGTCGCCGCGAAGACTGGGACGCGCACAAGGCACGCTGCGTGTACGGCCGCGTGGGCAGCGTGTGCCGCCACGTGCTGCAGTTCTGCCGCGACAGCGGCCCCGTTCACCGCGCCTTCTCGCGCATCGCGCGTGTCGGCTTCTTGTCGCGCGGTCGCGGCGTGCTCTTCCTGGGCTTCCCGAGCCCTGGCTCTGCAGACAACTTCCTGCGCTTCGGCCTCGAGGGGCTGCTGCTGTCGCCCACCTACCTGTCGCTGCGCGAGCTGGCCACGCACGCGGCGCCCCTGGGCAGCTATGCGCGCGAGCTGGCCGCCGCCGGGCGCCTCTACGAGCCGGCCGAGTGCTTCTTGCTCAGTGTGTCGGTGGCCGTGGGCCCCGGCGCCACGCCCCCCGGCACCTCCGCCCGGCCCGCCCCCGCACCGCGCAGCCCTGGGCCCACGGTGCGTAAGTTCGCCAAGGTGGCGTTGGCGGCCGGCAGCCCGGCTCGACCGCCCCCGGCTCGAGGTCGCGAGGCCGACATGGAGACGCTGATCCTGACTCCGCCGCCAGGCACCGCAGGCCTGGACCAAGAAGGCGAGGCAGGCCGGCGCGCGCGCGAGGTGGCCTTCATCCACATCCAGCGCGAGCTGCGGCTGCGCGGCGTCTTCCTGCGCCACGAGTTCCCGCGCGTCTACGAACAGCTCTGCGAGTTCGTCGAGGCCAACCGGCGCTTCACGCCCACCACCATCTACCCCACGGACCGGCGCACCGGCCGCCCCTTCATGTGCATGATCATGGCTGCCTCCGAGCCGCGCGCACTCGACTGGGTGGCCAGCGCCAACCTGCTGGACGACATCATGTGA